One genomic segment of Fundulus heteroclitus isolate FHET01 chromosome 10, MU-UCD_Fhet_4.1, whole genome shotgun sequence includes these proteins:
- the LOC105939456 gene encoding zinc finger protein OZF: protein MSELMKVVADKPSLVSSIPAASSSELKQKQDNNDLSKQQLLVGKEKVPDLWSSSLDQQNPELLQMKKKEEKLRILQEGEQSAVTIEHEENLQLTEDNIDSAIPVKTEHGQKACGEPKPDCNPNTQIQPNTDRNSSDSSETEHSSDDDDDDDDDDDDDDDDDDDDDDDDYRFSDSSSETEAIDETRTLQSGVNSSVGGKTVKKLFSCTECYKQFTYQRSFLKHLKCHSGVNADQKQPGDKAKENTFICKDCGKTFKNHSCLRSHITIHTGEKPFACVDCGKEFRLAQGLNLHRRIHTGEKPFTCRECGNTFSYKHSLDFHMAYHTEEKPFKCEECGKAFSNKSTLKTHMTIHKGEKPFACSTCNKCFRLRGDLSAHMLTHTGMKPIVCSYCGATFTRQSTLTRHIRRHTGEKPFSCDKCDRMFYRKSDLKYHMSTNLGEHKIPSGKGKYACKECGKKHMRKERLVAHMCTHSGEKPFSCSFCSARFVRKDSLRIHTRSFHSQ, encoded by the coding sequence GTAAACAGCAGCTGTTAGTGGGTAAAGAAAAGGTTCCTGATCTTTGGAGCTccagtttggaccagcagaacccagaactCCTCCAGATGAAGAAGAAAGAGGAGAAACTGAGGATCCTCCAGGAAGGAGAGCAATCTGCTGTGACGATTGAGCATGAGGAGAATCTGCAGTTAACTGAAGACAACATAGACTCAGCTATACCAGTCAAAACAGAACATGGTCAAAAGGCCTGTGGAGAACCAAAACCAGACTGTAACCCAAATACTCAAATACAGCCAAATACTGATAGAAATTCCTCAGATTCTTCTGAGACTGAACACAGCtcggatgatgatgatgatgatgatgatgatgatgatgatgatgatgatgatgatgatgatgatgatgatgatgattacaGGTTTTCAGATTCTTCATCTGAAACTGAAGCGATTGATGAAACCAGGACACTTCAGTCAGGGGTAAACAGCAGTGTGGGAGGTAAaactgtcaagaaactcttcagCTGCACAGAGTGTTATAAACAGTTTACATACCAACGGTCATTCCTGAAACATCTGAAATGTCATTCAGGAGTAAACGCTGATCAGAAGCAACCAGGAGACAAAGCTAAAGAgaatacttttatttgtaaagactgTGGTAAAACTTTTAAGAATCATTCTTGTCTTAGATCACATATAACTATCCACACTGGAGAAAAACCATTTGCCTGTGTTGATTGTGGCAAAGAATTCAGGCTAGCACAAGGTCTAAACCTTCACAGGAGAATCCACACTGGAGAAAAACCATTTACTTGTCGTGAATGTGGTAACACATTTAGCTACAAGCACAGTCTTGACTTTCACATGGCTTACCACACAGAAGAAAAACCATTTAAATGTGAGGAATGTGGTAAAGCATTTTCCAACAAAAGCACTCTTAAGACCCACATGACAATTCATAAAGGAGAAAAACCTTTTGCCTGcagtacttgtaataaatgctTCAGACTTCGTGGTGATCTTAGCGCACATATGTTAACTCACACAGGCATGAAACCGATTGTCTGCAGTTATTGTGGAGCCACTTTTACTCGGCAGTCAACTCTGACAAGACACATTAGACGTCACACAGGTGAAAAACCTTTTTCCTGTGATAAGTGTGATAGAATGTTTTATCGAAAATCAGATCTAAAGTATCACATGTCAACTAATTTAGGAGAACACAAGATACCCagtggaaaaggaaaatacGCCTGTAAggaatgtggaaaaaaacatatgcGTAAGGAGCGTCTTGTAGCACACATGTGTACCCACTCAGGAGAAAAACCTTTTAGCTGCAGTTTTTGTAGTGCACGTTTTGTACGCAAGGATAGTCTCAGGATACACACAAGGAGTTTTCACAGTCAATAG
- the LOC118564374 gene encoding zinc finger protein OZF-like: MSEIMKVGADKLSLVSSIPAASSSELEQKQDNNDLSKQQPLVVKEEVPDLWSSSLDQQNPELLQMKKKEEKLRILQEGEQSAVKIEHEENLQLTEDNIDSAIPVKTEHGQKACGEPKPDCNPDPNTQKQPNTDRNSSDSSETEVSLDDDDDDDDDDDYKFLDSSSETEASDETRTVQSGVNSSVGDKTVQKPFSCPECFKQFTYRWSFLKHLKCHSGEKTDQKQPGDKAKENTFICKDCGKTFKNHYHLTSHITIHTGEKPFACADCGKEFRLAHGLNLHMRIHTGEKPFICGECGKTFRYKHGLELHMVHHTGEKPFQCQECGKKFALKGTLKTHMTIHKGVKPFACSTCDRCFRLRGDLDAHMLTHTGMKPIACSYCGATFTRQSTLTRHIRRHTGETPFFCDKCDRMFRRKSGLKYHMSTHLREHKISSGKGKWVCNECGKKHMQKAHLTAHMCTHSGVKPFSCSFCSVRFVRKDNLKIHTRRFHSQ, encoded by the exons ATGTCTGAAATAATGAAGGTCGGAGCAGACAAACTCAGTCTGGTGTCCTCCATACCTGCAGCATCCTCctcagaactggagcagaaacAAGACAACAACGATCTCA GTAAACAGCAGCCGTTGGTGGTTAAAGAAGAGGTTCCTGATCTTTGGAGCTccagtttggaccagcagaacccagaactCCTCCAGATGAAGAAGAAAGAGGAGAAACTGAGGATCCTCCAGGAAGGAGAGCAATCTGCTGTGAAGATTGAGCATGAAGAGAATCTGCAGTTAACTGAAGACAACATTGACTCAGCTATACCTGTGAAAACAGAACATGGTCAAAAGGCCTGTGGAGAACCAAAACCAGACTGTAACCCAGATCCAAATACTCAAAAACAGCCAAATACTGATAGAAATTCCTCAGACTCTTCTGAGACTGAAGTCAGcttggatgatgatgatgatgatgatgatgatgatgattacaAGTTTTTAGATTCTTCATCTGAAACTGAAGCGAGTGATGAAACCAGGACAGTTCAGTCGGGGGTAAACAGCAGTGTGGGAGATAAAACTGTCCAGAAACCCTTCAGCTGCCCAGAgtgttttaaacagtttacaTACCGATGGTCATTCCTGAAACATCTGAAATGTCATTCAGGAGAAAAGACAGATCAGAAGCAACCAGGAGACAAAGCTAAAGAgaatacttttatttgtaaagactgTGGTAAAACTTTTAAGAATCATTATCATCTTACATCACATATAACTATCCACACTGGAGAAAAACCATTTGCCTGTGCTGATTGTGGCAAAGAATTCAGGCTAGCACACGGTCTAAACcttcacatgagaatccacactgGAGAAAAACCATTTATTTGTGGTGAATGTGGTAAAACATTTCGCTACAAGCACGGTCTTGAATTACACATGGTTcaccacacaggagagaaaccatttCAGTGTCAGGAATGTGGTAAAAAATTTGCCCTCAAAGGAACTCTGAAGACCCACATGACAATTCATAAAGGAGTGAAACCTTTTGCCTGCAGTACTTGTGATAGATGTTTCAGACTTCGTGGTGATCTTGACGCACATATGTTAACTCACACGGGCATGAAACCGATTGCCTGCAGTTATTGTGGAGCCACTTTTACTCGGCAGTCAACTCTGACAAGACACATTAGACGTCACACAGGTGAAACACCTTTTTTCTGTGATAAGTGTGATAGAATGTTTCGTCGAAAATCAGGTCTAAAGTATCACATGTCAACTCATTTAAGAGAACACAAGATATCCAGTGGAAAAGGAAAATGGGTGTGTAAcgaatgtggaaaaaaacatatgcaaAAGGCACATCTTACAGCACACATGTGCACCCACTCAGGAGTAAAACCTTTTAGCTGCAGTTTTTGTAGTGTACGTTTTGTACGCAAGGATAATCTCAAGATACACACAAGGAGATTTCACAGTCAATAG
- the LOC110366535 gene encoding gastrula zinc finger protein XlCGF57.1, producing MKRGIQGIQRMSEVMKVEAEEPGGLSLVSPRPVASTSELEQKQDDKDLIRRVLVIKEEVPFDCSPVLYQHDPELSHIKEEEEELWVSKDEEQLAAKTEDEETAELSEFNHLKAEDNTETEDPTSSSAEQMETESDREDDERPETGGSPNPVCSFQQSTVTLNIGAKRPKLMAFTGERPFCCNVCGKRFKRKTNLKLHMMIHTGNREHSCDVCGKGFKEKSALQTHMRLHTGERPFACDKCDKRFHAKSNLKTHQKVHSGEKPFSCDICGTRFKIKGTLKNHMRIHTTERPFVCSVCSKGFSLQVHLKSHMCVHTGEKLFLCSICTKGFSQQIHLKIHMRIHTGEKPFICSVCTKGFSQKETLKRHMCVHTGEKPFICSVCSKGFSQKETLKRHMCIHTGEKPFVCALCTKGFSQHIHLKSHMRVHTGEKPFVCSVCAKAFSKQESLKRHVCSFRR from the exons ATGAAAAGGGGAATCCAAGGCATACAGAGGATGTCTGAGGTGATGAAGGTCGAAGCCGAGGAACCTGGAGGACTCAGCTTGGTGTCTCCCCGACCTGTGGCATCCACatcagaactggagcagaaacAAGACGACAAAGATCTCA TACGTCGGGTTTTGGTGATTAAAGAAGAGGTTCCCTTCGACTGTAGCCCCGTTTTGTACCAGCACGACCCAGAGCTTtcccacataaaggaggaagaggaggaactgTGGGTCAGTAAGGATGAAGAGCAGCTCGCCGCAAAGACTGAAGATGAAGAGACGGCGGAGTTATCAGAGTTCAATCATCTCAAGGCTGaagacaacacagagacagaagaTCCAACTAGCAGCTCAGCTGAACAGATGGAAACAGAATCAGATAGAGAGGACGATGAAAGACCAGAAACAGGCGGGAGCCCAAATCCAGTATGTTCTTTTCAACAAAGTACGGTGACACTTAACATAGGAGCCAAAAGGCCTAAACTCATGGCTTTTACAGGAGAAAGGCCGTTTTGTTGCAATGTTTGTGGCAAAAGATTCAAAcgtaagactaatcttaaactACACATGATGATTCACACTGGGAATAGAGAGCATAGCTGTGACGTTTGTGGTAAAGGATTTAAGGAAAAGAGTGCTCTTCAGACACACATGAGACTCCACACTGGAGAGAGACCCTTTGCCTGTGATAAATGTGATAAAAggttccatgcaaagtcaaatCTTAAAACCCATCAGAAGGTTCATTCAGGAGAAAAACCTTTTTCATGTGACATTTGTGGCACAAGATTTAAAATTAAGGGAACTCTTAAAAATCACATGAGGATCCACACTACAGAGAGGCCATTTGTATGTAGCGTGTGCAGCAAAGGATTTTCACTTCAAGTTCACCTAAAGAGTCACATGTGTGTTCACACAGGGGAGAAGCTGTTCCTTTGTAGTATTTGTACTAAAGGGTTTTCACAACAAATTCATCTCAAGATTCACATGCGCATTCACACGGGGGAGAAGCCATTTATTTGTAGTGTGTGTACTAAAGGGTTTTCACAAAAAGAGACTTTGAAGAGACACATGTGTGTTCACACGGGAGAGAAACCGTTTATTTGTAGTGTTTGTAGCAAAGGATTTTCACAGAAAGAGACTTTAAAGAGACACATGTGCATTCACACTGGTGAGAAACCATTCGTTTGTGCTCTTTGTACCAAAGGATTTTCACAGCACATTCATCTGAAGAGTCACATGCGcgttcacacaggagagaaaccatttGTTTGTAGTGTTTGTGCTAAGGCATTTTCAAAACAAGAATCTCTAAAGAGACACGTGTGTTCATTCAGGAGATAA